Genomic DNA from Mycolicibacterium helvum:
AGGAACGTGCGGATTAACACGATCCCCGCCAGCACGGCCACACTTCGTGCGTCGGGTGTGACGGCTACCGTGCGGATGATGTCGGCGGCCACCAGCAGTTCCAGGCCGAGCAGGATCGAGCGGCCAAGCTGCTGGCGAAACGCCCGGTAGGCATCGCCGGTGCGTAGTCGCCGGAGGATGCCCGCCGCTGAGAGCAACGCGCCGATCGCGATCACAGCGACGCCGACTGCGTCGATCGCCTTGCCGACCGTCTCGATGATCTCGAAGAAGTTCACCGACAGATTATCGGGCCGGCATCACCGCAGTCGCCGTTGCCGCGCCGCCGCCCTGCTGGGTCGCCCGTACCGACACCTGTTCACCGGTCTGCAGTGGCTGCGGCGGTTTGCGGGTGTCGGTGTTGATCACATAGGTCTGGCTGAAGCCGTCCTGGCTGCGGACGGTGACGGAGGTGTCGGAAGCCGCGGTGACGTCGCCTGTCTGAGTCAGCTCGGTGCTGAATCCGCCCTCGTCGTCGGAGACGACGTTCTGACCGTGCAGGGTCCGCTGAAAGCCACCGGGGCTACCGGGACCGCCTGGGCCGCCCCAGCCGGGCGGGCCGCCCGCGTTCCCTTGGCCTTCGCTACCGCCGGTAGCGGCGTAGACCACCACGCCACCAACCGCAGCCAGTGCTGCGGCGATACCGACGGCAGCCACCGTCGTTCGGGTTGACCAGGTCTTCGGGCGCTCAGTGGGAGTACCCCACACCGGTTGCTGTTCAGCACTCATGTCACCACCGTGGGGAGCTAACCTGGGCGCTCGCTGTGTGTGCGATCAGCGCGCCATGTGCGCAGGGTTTCATAGCGGACACATAGGTATGCCATAGGAATGCCTCATCGGCGTTCCCATACTGGAGAGCATGACCTCTTCAGCGGCTGAGCGTGTGGTGATGCGGCGAGCCGACGGAAACCCGATCACAGTTCTTGTGGTCGACGACGAGACCGTGCTCGCCGAGATGGTGTCGATGGCCCTGCGGTACGAGGGCTGGAACATCGCCACCGCCGCCGATGGTGCGTCGGCGATCGCGGCTGCGCGCGGGTCACGCCCGGACGCGGTGGTGCTCGACATCATGCTGCCCGATATGAGCGGGCTGGACGTGCTGCGCAAGCTGCGTGAGCAGAACCCGCAGCTGCCGGTGCTCCTGCTGACCGCAAAGGATGCGATCGAGGACCGTATCGCCGGCCTGACCGCTGGCGGTGACGACTATGTCACCAAGCCGTTCTCCATCGAGGAGGTCGTGCTGCGGCTTCGGGCCCTGTTGCGCCGCACGGGTGTCACCACCGAGGACAGCGGCGCTCAGATTGTCGTCGGTGATCTAGTGCTCGATGAGGACAGCCACGAGGTGACTCGCGCCGGCGAACCGGTCGCGCTGACCTCGACCGAATTCGAGCTGCTCCGGTTCCTCATGCGCAATCCCAAGCGGGTGTTGTCGAAAGCTCAAATCCTGGACCGGGTTTGGAGCTACGACTTCGGCGGTCGCTCCAATATCGTCGAGCTCTACATCTCCTACCTGCGCAAGAAAATCGACAGCGGGCGCGAACCGATGATCCACACCTTGCGCGGCGCGGGCTATGTTCTCAAGCCTGCGAGCTAGCACCTGGTCGCTGAGTGCGCGGTTGCTCGTCGGTCAGGTCTGCCTGCTGGCGGCGGTCTGCGTCGGTATCGGCGCCGTGACGGTGCTTGCCCTGCACCAATACCTGATCGGCGAGGTCGACAACCAGCTTCGCGAGACCGCGCACCGGTCGGCCATCATGTACGGCGAACCCCTGCCTCCGCTGCCGCCGTCGATGCGGGACAACCGGCCGCCGTGGCCGCAGCCGGGGCCCGGCCCACAGTTCCTGGACGCGCCCGGCCAACCGATCGGAATGGTCGCCGCCGTCATCACCAACGGATCCGCGGCTGAGGCGGGAGTGCTCGGCCCGGGCGGCGTGCGTGCGGCGGTACCGCCCGGCGCGCTCACGCAACTGGTGCAGAACGACGGACTGCGCCACCCCGTCACTCGCAATCTTGACAATTTGGGTGCCTATCGGGTGATCGCGGTGCGCAGTCGGTTGACCGGCGAGACGCTGGTGATCGGGCTGAGCATGGGCAACGTCAACGCAACGCTGTGGCGGGTGGCGCTGATCTTCGGGGTGGTGACGGCAGTCGCAATGGCGGTGGCCACGACCGTGGGCATCTGGATCAACCGCCGCGCGCTGGCGCCGCTGACCCGGGTCGTGGCGACCGCGGGCGAGGTGGCGAATCTTCCGCTCGACCGCGGTGAAGTGCAGTTGCCGGTTCGGGTTTCCGAACCCGACGCGAATCCCTATACCGAGGTGGGCCGGCTGGGCCTGGCGCTGAACCGAATGCTCGACCACATCTCGACTGCACTGTCGACGCGGCAGGCCAGTGAGAGCCGGGTGCGCCAGTTCGTCGCCGACGCCAGCCACGAACTGCGCACCCCGCTGGCCGCGATCCGCGGTTACACCGAACTGGCGCAGCGGAAACGCGACCAGGTGCCCGACGACGTCGCGCATGCGATGGGCCGGGTGGAGTCCGAAGCCGTCCGAATGACGCAACTCGTTGAAGACCTGTTGCTGCTGGCGCGGTTGGATTCTGGCCGCCCGCTGGAACGTGAACCGGTCGACCTGTCGCGGCTGTCGGCCGACGTCACCAGCGACGCTCACGTCGCCGGGCCGGATCACCAGTGGAACCTGGATGTGCCAACGGATCCGCTCTACGTCACCGGTGACGATGCCCGGTTGCACCAGGTGGTGGCCAACCTGCTGGCCAACGCTCGCACTCACACTCCGCCCGGGACATCGGTGACGCTGTCGCTGCATGCTGAGCCGGACGAGGCGGTACTGCGGGTGTCCGATGACGGTCCGGGCATTCCGGCCGAGTTGCAGTCGGAGGTGTTCGAGCGCTTCGCCCGCGGCGATACGTCGCGATCCCGCAAGGGCGGGTCCACCGGACTGGGTCTGGCGATCGCGTCGGCGGTGGTGCGGGCGCATAGCGGCAGCATCGAACTGCGCAGCGTGCCTGGCTGGACCGAATTCACAGTGCGGTTACCGCGGGCTGTCGAATCGTGATCCGCGCCCGACATCACGGCGGGCTGGCGGTTCTACTGCTCGCGACGGCCGTGCTCTACGTGTGGGACCTCGGTGCCAGTGGCTGGGCCAACCCGTTCTATTCCGCTGCCGCCCAAGCTGGTTCGGAGAGCTGGACGGCCTGGTTGTTCGGGTCCAGCGACGCTGCCAACGCCATCACCGTCGACAAGACCCCCGCGGCGCTGTGGGTGACGGGGTTGTCGGCGCGGCTGTTCGGTGTCAATCCATGGAGCATCCTGCTGCCGCAGGCGCTGGCCGGGGTGGCTGCGGTGGCGGTGTTGTACGTCGCGGTGCGACGGGTCAGCGGGCCGTGGGCGGGCTTGTTCGCCGGTGCGGTTCTGGCATTGACTCCGGCGGCGGCGCTGATGTTCCGGTTCAACAATCCCGATGCACTACTGGTGCTTTCGCTCGTTGTCGCCGCCTACTTCACGCAGCGCGCGCTGGACCGCAACGCGGCTTGGTGGTGGCTGCCGCTGGCCGGTGCCGCGGTTGGAGTCGGCTTCTTGGCCAAGATGCTCCAGGCGTTCTTGGTGCTGCCCGCCCTTGCCGTCGTGTTCCTGTTCGCCGCCGACGTACCCATCAGGAGCCGATTGGTACGGCTCGCCGCCGCGGTCGGCGCCTTGGTCGTGTCGGCCGGCTGGTATCTGCTCTTGGTCGCGCTGTGGCCGGCCGATGCGCGGCCCTACATCGGCGGTTCGCAGCACAACTCAATTCTGGAATTGGCGCTGGGCTACAACGGTCTGGGTCGGCTCACCGGCGAGGAGACCGGGGGGCTGGGCAACCTCAATCATGACGCCGGCTGGACGCGGCTGTTCGGCCCTGAAATGGGCACGTATATCGCGTGGCTGGTACCCGCCGCGGTCTTTGCGATCATCGCCGGCCTGGTGATCACCCGGCGGGCACCGCGCACCGACCTCACCCGTGCGGCGCTGCTGCTGTGGGGCGGGTGGCTGGTCGTCACCGCGGTGGTGTTCAGTTTCGCCAACGGCATCCTGCATGCGTACTACTCCGTTGCACTGGCCCCCGCAGTCGGCGCCGGTCTGGCGATCGGCACGACTCTGCTGTGGCGGCGTCGCGGTGATGTCCGGGCTGCCACCACGCTTTCCGGGATCGTCGTGATCACCGCGGTTCTGGCCTATATTCTGCTGCAACGGAATTCGCAGTGGCTGCCTTGGCTTCGAGTATCTGTTGTGGTCATCGCGATAGCCAGCTCGCTCCTTCTGTTGGTGGTGGGGCGTCTGCCCCGGCGGGTGGGCACTGCGGTGGGCGTGCTGGCCCTCGTCGCCGCGCTGGCCGGGCCGGTCGCCTTCTCACTGGCCACCGTCGCCGCACCGCACAGTGGCGCCATCCCGTCCGTCGGCCCCTCGGGGGGGAGCGGCGGACCGCCGGGCGGATTGTTCGACGCGCCCAAGCCCGGCATCGAGCTGACGGCGGCGTTGCGCCGAGACGCCGACGAATACACCTGGGTTGCTGCCGCCGTCGGATCGAGTAACGCTGCCGGATATCAGCTGGCCACGGGCTTGCCGGTGATGGCTGTCGGCGGCTTCAACGGCACCGACCCCGCCCCTACCCTCGAGCAGTTCCAGTCCTATGTCGCGCAGCGGCGTATCCACTGGTTCGTGGAGAGCGGCATGCCTGGATTCGGGTTCGGTAACCGCTCTGGCAGCGACGCCGCCGAGCAGATCCAACGCTGGGTCAGCGCGAATTTCACCCCTCGCGAGGTAGACGGCGTGACCGTCTACGACCTGTCGCAAGGATTCACAGCGGCCACATAGCAAACACAAATTCCCCGCCCACCGCCACCGTAGACGATCTAAATATGACCATCACCGACGTCCGCGTGGCACGCCGACGCAACGCAGCCCTGATCGCTTCCGACCGCGGCGTGCCCGTGCTCGACGTCGTGGTGCCGGTCTACAACGAGGAGGTCGCGCTGGCCGACTCGATTCACCGGCTGTACCGCCACCTGAGCGAGGACTTTCCGTTCTCGTTCCGGATCACCATCGCCGACAACGCCAGCATCGACGCCACCCCAGCGGTCGCCGCCAAGCTGGCCGACGAACTGCCCGAGGTGCGCTCGGTGCGCCTCGAGCAGAAGGGCCGGGGGCGGGCGCTGCACGCGGTGTGGTCGACCTCGGATGCGCCGGTGCTGGCCTACATGGACGTCGACCTGTCGACCGACCTGGCGGCGCTGTCACCGCTGGTGGCCCCGCTGGTGTCCGGGCATTCCGACCTCGCGATCGGCACTCGGTTGGGCCGCGGTTCCCGGGTCGTGCGTGGGGCGAAGCGGGAGATCATCTCGCGTTGCTACAACCTGATCCTGCGCTCGACGTTGTCCGCGAAGTTCAGCGATGCCCAGTGCGGATTCAAGGCGATCCGCGCCGACGTCGCTGCCGAGCTGCTGCCCCACGTCGAGGACACCGGCTGGTTCTTCGACACCGAGCTGCTGGTGCTGGCCGAACGCAGCGGCCTGCGGATCCACGAGGTTCCCGTTGACTGGGTCGACGATCCGGATAGCCGGGTGGACATCGTGGCCACCGCAGTCGCCGACTTGAAGGGAATCGCTCGTTTGCTCAAAGGTTTCGGTACCGGCCAGATCCCGGTCCAGGCGATCGGCGCCCAGTTCGGCAATCAGGCCGGGGCACCGAAGTCGCTGCTGAATCAGGGCGTGCGATTCGCGGCTATCGGCATCGCATCCACCCTGGCCTATCTGGTGCTGTTCCTGCTGTTGCGTCCGATCGGACCGCAGGGCGCGAACCTGGTCGCCCTGCTGGTGACCGCGATCGCCAACACCGCGGCCAACCGGCGGTTCACCTTCGGGGTCCGTGGCCGTGCCGGCGTCGCGCGGCATCAGTTCGAGGGGTTCGTCGTCTTCGGTATCGGACTTGCCCTGACCAGCGGTGCACTGGCTCTGTTGCACCTGCTTGGCGAGCCGCACCGCGTCATCGAACTGCTGGTGCTGATCGCGGCCAACTTGATGGCCACCGTCGTCCGCTTCGTGCTGCTGCGCGGCTGGGTGTTCCACCCCCGTCGCACCGGCCAGACTGTTGGAGCCAAGTAATGACTGTGCTCGTTGAACACGCAGAAACGCCGGTATCGGCGCAGCCGCAGGAGGCGCCAGAGTCTGCGCGGCCGCGATGGGTGCGGCCGGCGCTGTTCGCACTGCTCGCCGTGACCGCGGCGCTCTACCTGTGGGGTTTGAGTGCCGCCGGGTGGGCCAACGATTACTACGCGGCCGCTGTGCAGGCCGGCACGCAGAGCTGGAAAGCGCTGCTGTTCGGTTCGATCGACGCCGGCAACGCGATCACGGTGGACAAGCCGCCCGCCGCGTTGTGGGTGATGGCGCTGTCCGGACGGCTCTTCGGGTTCGGCACACTGTCGATGCTGGTGCCCGAAGCCTTGATGGGTGTGGCCTCCGTGGCGCTGGTATACGGCGCGGTGCGCCGTGTCAGCGGTTACGGGGCAGGCCTGCTGGCCGGCGCGGCGCTGGCGCTGACTCCGGTGGCGGCGTTGATGTTTCGCTTCAACAACCCGGACGCACTGCTGGTGCTGCTCATGGTGGTCGCCGGCTACTGCGTGATCCGTGCGCTGGACGGCAAGGCCACCACCCGCTGGATCGCCCTGGCCGGTGTCGCAATCGGATTCGCGTTCCTGGCCAAACTCCTGCAGGCCCTGCTGGTCACGCCCGCACTTGCCCTGGTGGTGCTGGTCGCCATTCCGGGAAGCGTGTGGCAGCGGCTGCGTGACCTCGCGGTCGGCCTGGTTGCGATCGTGGTCTCGGCCGGCTGGTACCTGGCCTTGGTGAGTTTGTGGCCCAGCGACTCTCGGCCCTACATCGGCGGCTCCACCAATAACAGCCTGTTGCAGCTGACTCTTGGCTACAACGGCCTGGGCCGGGTGTTCGGCGGCGACGGCAACCCGGGCGGCAGTTCCGGCGGGGGCCCCAGCGAGGGCCCCGGCCCGGGTGGCGGGATGTTTGGCGGGTCGACTGGCATCACCCGGATGTTCGACGCCTCGATGGGCACTGAGATCTCTTGGCTGCTGCCCGCCGCCTTGATCGGGCTGGTGGCAGGACTGTGGTTCACCCGGCGGGCGCCACGCACCGACCACACCCGCGCGGCGCTGCTGCTGTGGGGAGGCTGGTTGCTGGTCACCGCGGTGGTGCTCAGCTTCATGAAGGGGATCATGCACCCCTACTACACGATTGCCCTGGCACCGGCGATCGCCGCGGTGATCGCCATCAGCGTTCGAGAACTGTGGCGTGGCAAGCAGTTTGTGGCGTCTCGGATAGTGCTGGCGGCCATGCTCATGGGCACCGGCGTGTGGAACTTCATCCTGCTCGATCGCACTCCCGAGTGGCTGCCCTGGCTGCGATGGGCGGTGCTGGCCGGCTCGATCGTGGTCGCCGCGGTGTTGCTGGCCGGCGGACATCGCCTCGGTCGTTGGACGGTTGTGCTGGCCGCGGCGGGTCTGCTCATCGGTCTCGGCGCTAGCGCTGCCTACACGGTGGAGACCGTGGCGACCAGCCACAGCGGCTCGATTCCGACCTCGGGCCCGCCCCGCTCCGATAGCGGTATGGGCTTCGGCGGCCCCGGTGGCCCTGGTGGACAACGGGCATCCGATAATGCCGAACTCAAGACGATGCTCACCCAGGCCGATAATCGTTGGGCCGCAGCGACTATCGGGTCCATGAGTGCGAGCCCGCTGGAGTTGAGTACTGGCGCCTCGGTCATGTCGATCGGTGGCTTCGGTGGTGGCGACAACTCGCCGACACTGGAGCAATTCCAGTCCTACGTGGCCGCGGGACAGGTCCACTACTTCATCGTGAGCGACGGCCCCGGTGGCGGCCACCATGGGCCCGGCGGCGACTCGGGTGCGGGCACTCAGATCACCAAGTGGGTGCAACAGCACTTCACCGCAACCGATGTGGGCGGCACCGAGGTATACGACCTGACTGTTCCGAACTGACCTGTCCAATTCCCTCCCAAGAAGGCCCGTGCTTCGTACCATCTGGTGTATCAGCTGGCGGGAGTACGGGTCATGGGGAACGCAGCACGCATCGGTCGGCTCGGGGCACTGGCGGTGGCGCTCGGGGTAGGTTCGGCGATCGCGAGCATGCCGTGTATCGCCGCCGCCCAACCTTCGGATTCGCCGTCAGCGGCGTCTGGCGCAACTGCGGGGCCGCACGCCGGCGGGCCGGCCCGCGCGCCCGACCGCACCACCCGCACTGCGTCGAAAGTGGCTGCGCCGAAAGCGAATTTGACGGCAGCCAAGCCCATGCGCAGTGGCGCACCGGTCCTTTCTGGCGCGGCGAAGCTCCCCACCCCCGATAGGGCTTTGCAAACGTTGACCGCTGTGCTGGAGTTGGTGGGCAGTGAGTTGCAGCGGATCGGGCGCGGTCGGCCCGCCGGGCCCGTCTCTGGTGTGGTGACCACCACCCCGACCACGGGCCCCAACCTTCTGACGAATCCTGGTGCCGAACTCGGCGACGCAGCCGGATACGGGAACAGCGCAGTGAGCGTGCCTGGCTGGACGGCGACCGGTACACCGACAGTCGTCCAGTACGGTGAACTCCGCAACGCGTGGCCGGTCGGTCTCAGCTTCGCATGGCCCAATCTCCCGGCAATCGTGTCATTCCCCGGCGTCAAAGCCGCGCCGCCCAATGGCGGCAACCAGTTCTTCGGCGGCGGTGACGTGGCCACCTCGTCGCTCTCCCAGACGGTGGACCTGGGTGCTTCCAGTGCCGCGATC
This window encodes:
- a CDS encoding DUF1622 domain-containing protein, giving the protein MNFFEIIETVGKAIDAVGVAVIAIGALLSAAGILRRLRTGDAYRAFRQQLGRSILLGLELLVAADIIRTVAVTPDARSVAVLAGIVLIRTFLSFSLELEITGYWPWQKNRQPQATPDPAEPTPETATHPQ
- a CDS encoding response regulator transcription factor — encoded protein: MRRADGNPITVLVVDDETVLAEMVSMALRYEGWNIATAADGASAIAAARGSRPDAVVLDIMLPDMSGLDVLRKLREQNPQLPVLLLTAKDAIEDRIAGLTAGGDDYVTKPFSIEEVVLRLRALLRRTGVTTEDSGAQIVVGDLVLDEDSHEVTRAGEPVALTSTEFELLRFLMRNPKRVLSKAQILDRVWSYDFGGRSNIVELYISYLRKKIDSGREPMIHTLRGAGYVLKPAS
- a CDS encoding sensor histidine kinase — its product is MFSSLRASTWSLSARLLVGQVCLLAAVCVGIGAVTVLALHQYLIGEVDNQLRETAHRSAIMYGEPLPPLPPSMRDNRPPWPQPGPGPQFLDAPGQPIGMVAAVITNGSAAEAGVLGPGGVRAAVPPGALTQLVQNDGLRHPVTRNLDNLGAYRVIAVRSRLTGETLVIGLSMGNVNATLWRVALIFGVVTAVAMAVATTVGIWINRRALAPLTRVVATAGEVANLPLDRGEVQLPVRVSEPDANPYTEVGRLGLALNRMLDHISTALSTRQASESRVRQFVADASHELRTPLAAIRGYTELAQRKRDQVPDDVAHAMGRVESEAVRMTQLVEDLLLLARLDSGRPLEREPVDLSRLSADVTSDAHVAGPDHQWNLDVPTDPLYVTGDDARLHQVVANLLANARTHTPPGTSVTLSLHAEPDEAVLRVSDDGPGIPAELQSEVFERFARGDTSRSRKGGSTGLGLAIASAVVRAHSGSIELRSVPGWTEFTVRLPRAVES
- a CDS encoding glycosyltransferase family 39 protein, which codes for MIRARHHGGLAVLLLATAVLYVWDLGASGWANPFYSAAAQAGSESWTAWLFGSSDAANAITVDKTPAALWVTGLSARLFGVNPWSILLPQALAGVAAVAVLYVAVRRVSGPWAGLFAGAVLALTPAAALMFRFNNPDALLVLSLVVAAYFTQRALDRNAAWWWLPLAGAAVGVGFLAKMLQAFLVLPALAVVFLFAADVPIRSRLVRLAAAVGALVVSAGWYLLLVALWPADARPYIGGSQHNSILELALGYNGLGRLTGEETGGLGNLNHDAGWTRLFGPEMGTYIAWLVPAAVFAIIAGLVITRRAPRTDLTRAALLLWGGWLVVTAVVFSFANGILHAYYSVALAPAVGAGLAIGTTLLWRRRGDVRAATTLSGIVVITAVLAYILLQRNSQWLPWLRVSVVVIAIASSLLLLVVGRLPRRVGTAVGVLALVAALAGPVAFSLATVAAPHSGAIPSVGPSGGSGGPPGGLFDAPKPGIELTAALRRDADEYTWVAAAVGSSNAAGYQLATGLPVMAVGGFNGTDPAPTLEQFQSYVAQRRIHWFVESGMPGFGFGNRSGSDAAEQIQRWVSANFTPREVDGVTVYDLSQGFTAAT
- a CDS encoding glycosyltransferase gives rise to the protein MTITDVRVARRRNAALIASDRGVPVLDVVVPVYNEEVALADSIHRLYRHLSEDFPFSFRITIADNASIDATPAVAAKLADELPEVRSVRLEQKGRGRALHAVWSTSDAPVLAYMDVDLSTDLAALSPLVAPLVSGHSDLAIGTRLGRGSRVVRGAKREIISRCYNLILRSTLSAKFSDAQCGFKAIRADVAAELLPHVEDTGWFFDTELLVLAERSGLRIHEVPVDWVDDPDSRVDIVATAVADLKGIARLLKGFGTGQIPVQAIGAQFGNQAGAPKSLLNQGVRFAAIGIASTLAYLVLFLLLRPIGPQGANLVALLVTAIANTAANRRFTFGVRGRAGVARHQFEGFVVFGIGLALTSGALALLHLLGEPHRVIELLVLIAANLMATVVRFVLLRGWVFHPRRTGQTVGAK
- a CDS encoding ArnT family glycosyltransferase, giving the protein MTVLVEHAETPVSAQPQEAPESARPRWVRPALFALLAVTAALYLWGLSAAGWANDYYAAAVQAGTQSWKALLFGSIDAGNAITVDKPPAALWVMALSGRLFGFGTLSMLVPEALMGVASVALVYGAVRRVSGYGAGLLAGAALALTPVAALMFRFNNPDALLVLLMVVAGYCVIRALDGKATTRWIALAGVAIGFAFLAKLLQALLVTPALALVVLVAIPGSVWQRLRDLAVGLVAIVVSAGWYLALVSLWPSDSRPYIGGSTNNSLLQLTLGYNGLGRVFGGDGNPGGSSGGGPSEGPGPGGGMFGGSTGITRMFDASMGTEISWLLPAALIGLVAGLWFTRRAPRTDHTRAALLLWGGWLLVTAVVLSFMKGIMHPYYTIALAPAIAAVIAISVRELWRGKQFVASRIVLAAMLMGTGVWNFILLDRTPEWLPWLRWAVLAGSIVVAAVLLAGGHRLGRWTVVLAAAGLLIGLGASAAYTVETVATSHSGSIPTSGPPRSDSGMGFGGPGGPGGQRASDNAELKTMLTQADNRWAAATIGSMSASPLELSTGASVMSIGGFGGGDNSPTLEQFQSYVAAGQVHYFIVSDGPGGGHHGPGGDSGAGTQITKWVQQHFTATDVGGTEVYDLTVPN